In Xiphophorus maculatus strain JP 163 A chromosome 2, X_maculatus-5.0-male, whole genome shotgun sequence, one genomic interval encodes:
- the LOC102237572 gene encoding troponin I, fast skeletal muscle-like, protein MSEKKMTSSRKHHLKSLVLSVAATWLEKEKKDLVVAKEAYMAENCPAPNLSGDQATLMETCKKLHAVIDKVDEERYDLEAKVGKADKEIEDLKIKVVDLAGVKKPALKKVRMSADAMLKALLGSKHTVNLDLRANLKQVKKETKEEPTEAVGDWRKNIEDKADRKKMFESA, encoded by the exons AGTTTGGTTCTATCGGTGGCTGCAACCTGGCttgagaaggagaagaaggatCTGGTTGTAGCCAAGGAGGCCTACATGGCTGAGAACTGTCCTGCACCAAACCTCAGTGGAGACCAGGCCACCCTCATG GAAACCTGCAAAAAGTTACACGCTGTCATCGACAAAGTGGATGAAGAGAGATATGACTTGGAGGCCAAAGTTGGCAAGGCTGATAAAGAG ATTGAGGACCTGAAGATCAAAGTGGTGGATCTGGCTGGAGTGAAGAAGCCCGCCCTGAAGAAGGTGCGTATGTCCGCCGACGCCATGCTGAAGGCTCTGCTGGGCTCCAAACACACGGTCAACCTGGACCTGAGGGCCAACCTGAAGCAGGTCAAGAAGGAGACCAAAGAGGAG cCCACAGAGGCAGTGGGTGACTGGCGTAAGAACATTGAGGACAAAGCTGACAGGAAGAAGATGTTTGAGAGCGCTTAA